The sequence AGGAGATTCCATGAAGGCGCATACCGCAAGTTTGATAAATGCAGTGATTTTGATCGGGTTCGGATTGTGGGCCTACCTGGGCTCGGAAACGCCCTCGAAAACGGCGCTGATTCCGGTTGGATTCGGAGCGGTTATTCTTTCCTTATATAAGGGCGTCAAAAATGAGGACAAAATCGTGGCCCATGTGGCGGTGCTTTTGACCCTCGTGATCTTGGCCGGATTGGTGAAGCCGCTGACGGCGGCGATGGGCCGGAGCGACGGTCTGGCGACCGTTCGCGTTTCTGTGATGATCGTCTCGACCCTGTTCGCGCTCTTTTTCTTTATTAAGAGCTTCGTCGATGTCCGCCGCGCCCGCAAGTTGGCCGCTCAAGAATGATGTACCTCGCAGGCGCAGAGATCGCAGAGGAATTATGTGAGGGAAGCGTATGGCCTATGATGAAGGCTTGGCGGAGCGGATCCGGGAAATACTGGCGGATGTGCCGGACGTGACCGAAAAGAAAATGTTCGGCGGGCTGTGCCTGCTGGTCTCCGGAAACATGTGCTGCGGGATTATCGATGATATTCTGATGGCACGGGTGGGGCCGGAACAATACGAGGAATGCCTGAAGCTTCCCCATGCCCGCGAAATGGACTTCACCGGGCGCCCGATGAAGGGCATGGTCAACGTCGATCCCGAAGGCATCGCCGAGGATGAAGATCTGTCGGCCTGGATCGACCGTTGCATGGTTTTTATGAAGACGCTTCCTCGGAAATAGGAGAGGGGCAGGAATAGTTTCCTGTTTCCGGGTTAAATGTTAAAACATGCAACGTTCCTTGTGGAAACAGTAGGTCGGTTGCGTGTACGAAAGTTTAAAAGAACTCATTCTATCGCTGGTGGCGCCGTTGCTGGCGGCACAGATTTTCCTGATGGTGTTGGTCTATTTCACCGTCGTCCGGAAACGGATCTCCGCCTTTTACAAGGGCTATGTGTTGTTTCTGGCCTGTTTCATCCTGTTTCTGGTCGGTCGTCCGTTTCAGCATGGGGCGGTGGCTTTCAGCCAGCCGGTTCTGTATTTCCGGATTTTCCTTTTGTATGCGCTGGCGATTCCTTCGTTGCTGATTGCGGCGGCCGCCCAGTCCGGGGTCGAAAAGAGACGAATCCTGAGCTGGGGGGCCTATGGTGCCGGCCTGCTGGTCACTTTTCTCTATATCCTCTATCGCGACACGTGGTTCGACCAGTTCGCTCCGACGCGGGAGATGCGCTCGTGGGCCACCTATTCCGGGAAAATTCCTTTTTCCCACATCATCCAGGCGGTTGGCGTGGGCATTATGCTGGCGCTTCCGAGCCTTTATCTGATGGTGCGGGAGTTGAGGGGGGCGCGGAACGTGAAGCAGCTGGCCTTCCTTTCCGGAGCGTTCCTCTTCGGGGGCATCATGTTCTTTGCCTCGTTGACCCTCGACTACATGGGCTATTTCTACGTCGGTTCCGTCTTTTGCGCCCTGTGCTGGAGCTGGGCGGTTTTCCAGGACGTGCGCGATATGAAGGGGCGGGTCTCGCTCCTGAAGGACGAACTCCAAATGCGGGTGCAATCCGGTGGCCGGGACGTTGATGATGTGCTCGATGGCCTGGAGCAGCTCTCCCTCGGCAACCTGGATGTCTATAAGCTTCGGTTGCGCGAGGTGCTTAACCGGTTGACCGATGTAACGATCGAGGCGGGCGGGGATACGGAGGTTTTGATCCGCCGGAACAGCCAACGCGGCAGCGACATTGACGCCGGTTCGGATGTGGCGGTTCTTCGGGAAATCGTGAAAACCGAGGCCGCCGAGCTTTCGGTGATGATTGCGGGGATGCCTGCGCAACGGAAAAACGAATATGTCGACGGAGCGAAGGCCTTCATGCGCGAGCATTTTGAGCGGGATTTTGCGGTGGACGAGATTGCGGAATCGCTGGGGATCAGCAAGGCCTACCTGATGCGGGAATTCAAGAAGGGGACCGGCCAGACGGTGAACCAGTTCCTGACCGCGTTGCGGATTGAAAAGGCCAAGGAGCTGTTGGCCGACAGCAACGTCACGGATACCGCATTCAGCGTGGGCTATAATGATTCCGGCTATTTCGGAACGGTTTTCAAGAAACATACCGGCCAGACGCCGCTGCAGTTTAAAAATAATCTCTAAAAACCGGAGCTGAACTAGCGGAAAAACAGGGGATTTCCCCGTGGTCACTATTTTCAATGCCCCCATGTCACTATTTTTAGGGCCGTTTTATCGCAATCCCGTTATCTGTATGTTTTTTCAAAAGGAACCGGAGATGGATATGATGATGCAACGAATCAAATGGATTTGCTTGGCGGCCTCTTTTGCCTTTGGGGTGAACGGGGCGGAAAAGAAAGATGGCACGCTCTGCCTTGCCAGCAACGGAAACGAGGTTTTGGGCTATCGCTTCGAGCCGATGGAAAATCCGGCGGGCGGCGAAAAATTCAAGGGCTCGAACTTTATCCATCCGCTGAAAACGCCCTCCGGTTTTTGCGTGACGGATTTGCAACCGGCCGACCACCTGCACCACTTCGGCCTCTGGTGGCCGTGGAAAATGATCAAGGTGGACGGCCGCGACATCAATACGTGGGAGCTTCAAAATGGCGATGGGCTGATACAGGCCCGCAAGGCGGATTCGACCTCGACCGGATTCATTGCCGAAAGCGACTATGTTGACCGCAAAGCGCCGGACGGTCCGCAGGTCGTATTGAAAGAAACAACGGAGGTGGATGTTGTCGAGTTCAAGACGGACGCCGCCATCGGCTATTATCTGGATTTCAAAATCATCCACCGTTGCGCCGCGGATAAGCCGGTCGAAATTGTGAAATACCGCTACAGCGGCTTCTCGATCCGCGCCACACCGGAGTGGAACAAGGATAACAGCACCATTCTGACCAGCGAAGGGAAAGACCGCTATGGCGCCAACTTTACCCGGGCAACCTGGGTTAAGGCCGAGGGTGCGGTTCCAACGGGTGGAAAAGCGGGCTTCCTGATGATGGGGCACCCGACGAATCATGCCCATCCGGAGCTGTTGCGTACGTGGGATAACCAGCACAACGGGGCGGTGTTCGCCAACTTTAACCCGGTGCAGCAGGCTTCGTGGAATCTTGAGCCGGGCAAAGACTACGCGCGTGGCTATCGTTTTTTTGTATATGATGGTGAACTCAACAAAGAACAGGCGGATCGCCTTTGGAAGGAATACAGCAATGAAAAATAGTACCTCATTTTCCCGGAAGCATTTTTTGGTCGCTTCGGCCGGCGTTGCAGCTGCACCCCTCATCCTTCCGTCGGGCGTCTATGGCGCGGAGCAGGAGCTGGAAATCGGCCTGATTGGATGCGGCCGCATGGGACGCGGCAACATCATGAGTGTTTTCGGGCAGGGCAAAAAATACAACGCGGTGATTACCGCGGTTTGCGATGTCGACCTGAAGCGTGCTCGCGCCATGGCTGAGGAACTGGAGAAAAAATATGCCGAGCAGGGCAGGACGGTTCATTTACAGGTCTGGCAGGATTTCCGCGAGTTTGTCGCCAAGTCCGGCGTCAACGCGGTGGTGATTGCCACGCCCGACCATA is a genomic window of Pontiella desulfatans containing:
- a CDS encoding DUF6807 domain-containing protein, yielding MMMQRIKWICLAASFAFGVNGAEKKDGTLCLASNGNEVLGYRFEPMENPAGGEKFKGSNFIHPLKTPSGFCVTDLQPADHLHHFGLWWPWKMIKVDGRDINTWELQNGDGLIQARKADSTSTGFIAESDYVDRKAPDGPQVVLKETTEVDVVEFKTDAAIGYYLDFKIIHRCAADKPVEIVKYRYSGFSIRATPEWNKDNSTILTSEGKDRYGANFTRATWVKAEGAVPTGGKAGFLMMGHPTNHAHPELLRTWDNQHNGAVFANFNPVQQASWNLEPGKDYARGYRFFVYDGELNKEQADRLWKEYSNEK
- a CDS encoding helix-turn-helix transcriptional regulator codes for the protein MYESLKELILSLVAPLLAAQIFLMVLVYFTVVRKRISAFYKGYVLFLACFILFLVGRPFQHGAVAFSQPVLYFRIFLLYALAIPSLLIAAAAQSGVEKRRILSWGAYGAGLLVTFLYILYRDTWFDQFAPTREMRSWATYSGKIPFSHIIQAVGVGIMLALPSLYLMVRELRGARNVKQLAFLSGAFLFGGIMFFASLTLDYMGYFYVGSVFCALCWSWAVFQDVRDMKGRVSLLKDELQMRVQSGGRDVDDVLDGLEQLSLGNLDVYKLRLREVLNRLTDVTIEAGGDTEVLIRRNSQRGSDIDAGSDVAVLREIVKTEAAELSVMIAGMPAQRKNEYVDGAKAFMREHFERDFAVDEIAESLGISKAYLMREFKKGTGQTVNQFLTALRIEKAKELLADSNVTDTAFSVGYNDSGYFGTVFKKHTGQTPLQFKNNL
- a CDS encoding TfoX/Sxy family protein, which gives rise to MAYDEGLAERIREILADVPDVTEKKMFGGLCLLVSGNMCCGIIDDILMARVGPEQYEECLKLPHAREMDFTGRPMKGMVNVDPEGIAEDEDLSAWIDRCMVFMKTLPRK